Proteins encoded in a region of the Flammeovirga yaeyamensis genome:
- a CDS encoding Ig-like domain-containing protein: MMKIKTTFLTSVLSFSLFFLSMGVSAQNVQVDVNLNMVHSVEGISDFGRDRHITVHSAATERDWDGQEDKLDYFINDLDVYWGRDNGAASWKFSDTPQDPNRPNKPDVSAMMLKAEELKNWHESKLNAKQYEGKGFMIQGTNPHPTYPTLDWSPRGKTWHGWQSLEIETSAEWVTEYLDHYFAKSPGEKGEPLPHYWEVINEPDMEMMVGGKSWIYASSQEKLWEYHNLVAEGVKNRLGAKAPKIGGMTWGMHDFYWKDGINRVADDQYEKWFSDDLMPYLQEMTTSTVNDYRTDDWYQWDVMWQGFIDNCGDNMDFYGIHIYDWSVGERGKGVVRTGGHVEAMLDMLEWYDIQKFGKKKDIVLSEFGAVSGWINDQEMERKAWENLRPFNGMFMQFLERPSHVVYSMPFAPVKAEWGDVRDANGNVTTRYGSVLMDRVDRNCEAYDASCEWVWSDFVKWYELWRDVDGTRIDTKATDRDIQVDAYVENNKVYLIVNNLQFDEATVDLNIFDTQACKVQFVEKRYMHFDENIGTTGGVALDETRLNTAPGSLTISGGGTVILVYHFDKNVVLDQTSKEEKYMSVALNNETTSIGGLLFRKEVPGRTPMTTNINGVVVPASGEATLRFSGKFPENALVPAYITVNGNNLDYDTDWRGEYEDSRNFWFGTMEVDVPIEYLQENNEVTIEIHGNKVTYTTVSLQVYDMSTAPARSSNPTNLVALTDISITNTAFDLMNGKSEALEVAFTPENATNKKIVWTSSDASSVSVDEFGNVTALADAGEVTITATSEDGSFTKSIVVTAVPYQSTPITEIAIAQGATFETMVNITTPLTVNVLPEAAANYDVVWSSSDEDVVMVDHVTGKISGLVIGQTATIMATVVDTENGGTVFTDEVEVTVMINGNETVYCYDYDEALIGNDEYIFNVSANALSGRTLKAELLKGMSVLGDAEVSMTKNGEQFMTVTLQLDQLAEIGNDYTLRLTLLDGSSTLSTCESMLSVTSPILPTSIVAKDWLRTVQVGKTLPIEAKVTPQDAFDQTVTWEIISGADIISIENGIITGLKAGTAEVKGVANTDNSVETSVITITCQDAEVIVSPTEILLAKRTAIFPNSTLPIEIIGFVPEYTNAQKVTWSASNSLVSIDENGLVAAGADEGTVTITATSVADPSVSTSLDVSVGKTIYIEAEDFDEKFGDELGIYEPTPGVKGINAVKTGNYVVYFVYFPAAGEYTATFFAGTAAADAKLEMYVNSQLQGSTVINNNGWDNFEPYELAQKVNITSAGIHEIGVVASGSTTYQWNLEHFELQFGGDVSCQELTSITMDNDMSITACQTVQLSFTKVPVTACDPTQVQWSVDDDAIATVSESGELTGVTTGSTIIRLTTELGEETIQLTVTEAPAPTAINILPANRMVSEGGSIQLVAEVLPLGVCNANVTWSSSDESIATVDANGLVQTKDGSAGKSVDITVTSEADNSVMGVATVSVAAPAEEIVIEAEDFDRTGGTFDDGNVPFGVNRAEGVGINWVNAGDYVEFDVQLGAGNYEVKYLISTPSDDAEVTITLNEQSIVTPVPNNGGWDDYQELKADGSIQIDTDGTYVLRIDASGTHDWQWNMDKIILLKTALAAPCEVTSISIVEEDQNLFVGDDFNVNVTLNYSGGCTGQVMWSSTDENVVTVDANGKVTAVGIGNAEVIATAEAGDLTDKIAFTVYEREEENKDILVTGITLSDNALELIEGATHRLSVTIAPENATNKKHSWTSSDENVATVDELGLLTAQGVGTATITVTTEDGSFTATVDVTVTAEILSSLDDLKNKISVYPVPTNDVVQFNNLKNGRYEFILSDMNGKVLISKVINYQSGDKFDVSQLPSGIYLMNVHGSDIHEYFKIQIK; the protein is encoded by the coding sequence ATGATGAAGATTAAAACGACTTTTTTGACAAGTGTTTTATCCTTCTCTCTGTTCTTCTTATCTATGGGAGTTTCGGCTCAAAACGTACAAGTGGATGTGAACCTAAATATGGTGCACTCTGTAGAAGGAATATCAGACTTTGGAAGAGATAGACACATTACTGTTCACTCAGCGGCAACAGAAAGAGATTGGGATGGACAGGAAGACAAACTTGACTATTTTATTAATGATCTTGATGTGTATTGGGGTAGAGATAATGGAGCAGCAAGCTGGAAATTTTCTGATACTCCACAAGACCCTAACCGACCTAACAAGCCAGACGTTTCTGCGATGATGCTGAAAGCAGAAGAGTTAAAAAATTGGCACGAAAGCAAACTCAATGCGAAACAATACGAAGGGAAAGGTTTCATGATTCAGGGAACAAATCCTCACCCAACATATCCAACACTAGATTGGAGCCCAAGAGGTAAAACTTGGCATGGTTGGCAATCATTAGAAATAGAAACTTCTGCAGAATGGGTGACGGAATATTTGGATCACTATTTTGCTAAATCACCTGGAGAAAAAGGCGAGCCACTACCACACTATTGGGAAGTAATTAACGAACCTGATATGGAAATGATGGTAGGTGGTAAAAGTTGGATCTATGCATCGAGCCAAGAAAAGCTTTGGGAATACCATAACCTTGTAGCAGAAGGAGTAAAAAACCGTTTAGGAGCTAAAGCACCTAAAATTGGTGGTATGACTTGGGGTATGCACGATTTCTATTGGAAAGATGGTATCAATAGAGTAGCCGATGACCAATATGAAAAATGGTTCTCTGACGATCTTATGCCGTACTTACAAGAAATGACGACCTCAACGGTAAACGATTACAGAACTGACGATTGGTACCAATGGGACGTGATGTGGCAAGGGTTTATTGATAACTGCGGTGACAACATGGACTTCTACGGTATTCATATTTACGATTGGTCAGTAGGCGAAAGAGGTAAAGGCGTGGTACGAACAGGAGGACATGTTGAAGCTATGTTGGATATGTTGGAATGGTACGATATCCAAAAATTCGGAAAGAAAAAAGACATCGTTTTATCGGAGTTTGGTGCTGTTTCGGGTTGGATCAATGATCAGGAAATGGAAAGAAAAGCGTGGGAAAATCTTCGTCCTTTCAATGGGATGTTCATGCAATTCTTAGAACGTCCTTCTCATGTGGTGTACTCAATGCCTTTTGCTCCGGTAAAAGCAGAGTGGGGTGATGTTAGAGATGCCAACGGTAATGTGACAACTAGATATGGTTCTGTTTTAATGGACAGAGTCGATAGAAATTGCGAAGCATATGATGCTTCTTGTGAATGGGTATGGTCAGATTTTGTGAAATGGTATGAACTATGGAGAGATGTGGATGGTACTCGTATTGATACAAAAGCCACAGATAGAGACATACAAGTAGATGCTTATGTGGAAAACAATAAAGTCTACCTTATTGTCAATAACCTGCAATTTGATGAAGCAACAGTAGATCTAAATATTTTTGATACACAAGCGTGCAAGGTTCAGTTTGTGGAGAAAAGATACATGCATTTTGATGAAAATATAGGAACGACAGGTGGTGTAGCATTAGACGAAACTAGATTAAACACCGCTCCAGGATCGTTGACAATTTCTGGTGGAGGTACAGTAATTTTAGTTTATCACTTTGATAAAAACGTGGTTCTTGATCAAACCTCTAAGGAAGAGAAATATATGAGTGTGGCACTAAATAATGAAACAACATCAATTGGTGGTTTATTATTTAGAAAAGAAGTACCGGGTCGTACACCAATGACGACAAACATTAATGGTGTGGTTGTGCCTGCAAGCGGAGAAGCTACATTGAGATTCTCAGGTAAATTCCCAGAAAATGCATTAGTACCAGCTTACATCACTGTAAACGGAAATAATTTAGATTATGATACCGATTGGAGAGGCGAATATGAAGATTCTCGAAACTTCTGGTTCGGTACAATGGAAGTGGATGTTCCAATAGAATATTTACAGGAAAACAATGAAGTGACTATAGAGATTCATGGGAATAAAGTGACTTATACAACGGTATCATTGCAAGTATATGATATGTCAACTGCTCCAGCTCGTTCATCGAACCCTACAAATTTGGTGGCATTGACGGACATCTCTATTACCAATACAGCATTTGATTTGATGAATGGTAAATCAGAAGCTTTGGAAGTAGCATTCACTCCAGAAAATGCAACAAATAAGAAAATTGTTTGGACTTCTTCAGATGCATCAAGTGTATCAGTTGATGAGTTTGGTAATGTAACAGCCCTTGCTGATGCTGGAGAGGTAACTATTACGGCCACATCAGAAGATGGATCATTTACAAAATCTATTGTTGTAACAGCTGTACCATATCAATCTACACCAATTACAGAAATTGCAATCGCACAAGGAGCAACTTTTGAAACTATGGTCAATATCACTACACCTTTAACGGTAAACGTATTGCCAGAAGCAGCTGCAAATTATGATGTGGTTTGGTCAAGTTCAGATGAGGATGTTGTGATGGTAGATCATGTAACAGGTAAAATTTCTGGTTTAGTCATCGGTCAAACTGCTACAATTATGGCCACTGTGGTGGATACTGAAAATGGAGGAACTGTATTTACTGACGAAGTGGAAGTTACTGTGATGATCAATGGTAATGAAACAGTGTATTGCTATGACTACGACGAGGCCTTAATAGGTAATGATGAATATATATTTAATGTTTCTGCAAATGCTTTATCAGGTAGAACTTTAAAAGCGGAATTGTTGAAAGGGATGAGTGTATTGGGTGATGCCGAAGTATCGATGACTAAAAATGGCGAACAATTTATGACTGTTACGCTTCAGTTAGATCAATTGGCTGAGATAGGCAATGATTATACTCTACGATTAACCTTGCTAGATGGAAGTTCGACATTATCTACTTGTGAAAGCATGTTGAGTGTAACTTCTCCAATTTTACCAACTTCTATTGTTGCAAAAGATTGGTTAAGAACGGTTCAAGTAGGAAAAACACTACCAATTGAAGCTAAAGTGACTCCTCAAGATGCATTTGATCAAACAGTCACTTGGGAAATTATTTCTGGTGCAGATATTATATCGATAGAAAATGGTATCATCACTGGATTGAAAGCAGGAACAGCCGAAGTGAAAGGCGTAGCAAATACAGATAATTCTGTAGAAACATCAGTGATTACAATAACTTGTCAGGATGCAGAAGTAATCGTAAGTCCAACAGAAATATTGTTAGCCAAAAGAACAGCAATATTCCCAAATAGTACATTACCAATTGAAATTATTGGTTTTGTTCCAGAATACACAAATGCACAAAAGGTAACTTGGTCAGCAAGTAATAGCTTAGTGAGTATTGATGAAAACGGACTTGTTGCAGCCGGAGCTGATGAAGGAACAGTGACAATTACAGCTACTTCTGTAGCGGATCCTTCGGTTTCTACTTCTTTGGATGTATCTGTAGGAAAAACGATTTACATAGAAGCAGAAGATTTTGATGAAAAATTTGGAGATGAATTAGGTATCTACGAGCCAACTCCAGGAGTGAAAGGTATTAACGCAGTAAAAACAGGAAACTATGTAGTGTATTTTGTTTACTTCCCTGCAGCAGGAGAATATACGGCTACCTTCTTTGCTGGAACAGCAGCAGCTGATGCAAAATTAGAGATGTATGTCAATAGTCAGTTGCAAGGAAGCACCGTAATTAACAATAACGGATGGGATAACTTTGAACCGTACGAGTTGGCTCAAAAAGTAAATATCACTTCCGCTGGAATACATGAAATTGGAGTTGTGGCATCAGGTTCGACTACTTATCAGTGGAATTTGGAACATTTCGAACTTCAATTCGGTGGTGACGTATCTTGTCAGGAATTGACATCAATTACTATGGACAATGATATGTCAATCACTGCTTGTCAAACAGTACAGTTATCGTTTACAAAAGTACCTGTAACAGCTTGTGATCCAACACAAGTTCAATGGTCGGTAGATGATGATGCAATTGCTACTGTTAGTGAAAGTGGAGAGCTTACGGGAGTAACTACAGGGTCAACGATCATTCGATTAACAACAGAATTGGGAGAAGAAACTATTCAGTTAACCGTTACAGAAGCACCTGCACCAACAGCGATCAATATTTTACCTGCAAACAGAATGGTATCCGAAGGAGGATCAATTCAGTTGGTGGCAGAAGTTTTACCATTAGGCGTATGTAATGCCAATGTAACTTGGAGTTCTTCTGATGAAAGCATTGCTACTGTGGATGCAAATGGCTTGGTTCAAACGAAAGATGGTTCGGCAGGGAAGTCTGTAGATATTACAGTAACTTCAGAAGCTGATAACTCGGTAATGGGTGTAGCTACAGTGTCAGTTGCAGCTCCAGCAGAGGAAATCGTAATAGAAGCCGAAGACTTCGATAGAACAGGAGGAACATTCGATGATGGCAACGTTCCATTTGGCGTAAATAGAGCCGAGGGGGTTGGCATCAATTGGGTAAATGCAGGAGACTATGTTGAATTTGATGTTCAGTTGGGAGCAGGTAATTACGAAGTGAAATACTTAATTTCAACACCATCAGACGATGCAGAGGTAACTATTACATTAAACGAACAATCTATTGTGACTCCAGTTCCAAACAACGGAGGTTGGGACGATTATCAAGAACTAAAAGCAGATGGTTCTATACAAATTGATACGGATGGAACCTATGTTTTAAGAATTGATGCCTCAGGTACACACGATTGGCAATGGAATATGGATAAAATTATCCTTCTAAAAACTGCCTTGGCAGCTCCTTGTGAAGTAACAAGTATCAGTATAGTAGAAGAAGATCAAAATCTATTTGTTGGTGATGACTTTAACGTAAATGTTACTTTAAATTACTCAGGTGGTTGTACAGGTCAAGTGATGTGGTCTTCTACAGATGAAAATGTAGTGACTGTCGATGCTAACGGTAAAGTAACTGCAGTAGGTATAGGTAATGCTGAAGTGATTGCTACAGCAGAAGCAGGCGATTTAACGGATAAAATTGCATTCACAGTCTATGAACGTGAAGAAGAAAACAAGGATATATTGGTTACAGGTATAACTTTATCTGATAATGCATTAGAGTTAATAGAAGGTGCAACACATCGATTATCGGTGACAATTGCACCAGAAAATGCAACGAATAAGAAGCATTCATGGACATCATCAGATGAAAATGTGGCAACAGTAGATGAGTTAGGTTTACTTACTGCCCAAGGAGTAGGAACAGCTACAATAACTGTCACTACAGAAGATGGAAGTTTCACCGCCACTGTTGATGTAACGGTAACAGCAGAAATCTTATCATCATTAGATGATTTGAAAAATAAAATCTCAGTATATCCAGTGCCTACCAATGATGTGGTTCAATTCAACAATCTAAAGAATGGTCGCTATGAGTTTATTCTAAGCGATATGAATGGTAAGGTATTGATCAGTAAAGTCATAAATTATCAATCAGGTGATAAGTTTGATGTTAGTCAATTACCATCAGGTATCTACTTGATGAACGTTCACGGAAGTGATATTCATGAGTATTTCAAAATTCAAATCAAATAA
- a CDS encoding DUF4136 domain-containing protein → MKSIKHIWLTIAAFIGLAFLVTSCSSTKITTDYNPGTNFTQYKTFSLLPWQGNSSSTKVTAFDRERVKNAVITNMQGLGYTYSEQDTTADLQVGMVFTTKEKKSVTSYNAGYGGWYGPWGMGATHYSEYDYTEGTFVIDVFDTQAKKLLWEAAAVSTLTEKQESPTVRERNINRFIKSIFKKYPTQPGSN, encoded by the coding sequence ATGAAAAGCATAAAACACATTTGGCTAACTATCGCTGCGTTTATCGGTTTGGCGTTTTTAGTTACTTCATGTTCTTCCACTAAGATTACAACAGATTATAATCCTGGAACGAACTTCACACAATATAAAACATTCAGCTTATTGCCATGGCAAGGAAATTCTTCTTCGACTAAGGTAACAGCTTTTGATAGAGAAAGAGTTAAGAATGCTGTGATCACTAATATGCAAGGATTAGGATACACGTATTCTGAGCAAGATACCACTGCCGATCTACAAGTAGGTATGGTATTCACAACAAAAGAAAAGAAAAGCGTAACATCGTATAACGCAGGTTACGGTGGATGGTACGGCCCTTGGGGTATGGGTGCCACTCACTACTCAGAATACGATTATACTGAAGGAACTTTTGTAATTGATGTTTTTGATACTCAAGCGAAGAAACTTCTTTGGGAAGCAGCTGCTGTAAGTACTTTAACTGAAAAGCAAGAAAGCCCAACAGTAAGAGAAAGAAATATTAATCGATTTATAAAGAGCATCTTTAAAAAGTATCCAACGCAACCGGGTAGTAACTAA
- a CDS encoding alkaline phosphatase has translation MKNLIITLCVLMTYVSTFAQKINSHNDFQQKAPFWTAWSQESGSIEMNVHLKNGQLYIAKDENEIDEKLTIENLYFEPLKEVFARQGKVYENDQPLIYLINISANADKTVLALGKAIKKYSQLFDVDKNKNAVTIVLSNQLPSEAIYSKIPSYVKIDGNKVDGYSENELSSLASISLNFRDFCSWHGKGGIKPGEKEALKAAVDQAHDLGKEVRIWNTPNNTQVWKLIADVNSDYISTDELIRLKKYLDNKPTNIYTRVNAHEVYRPTFENDGEEKRIKNIILMIGDGMGLAQVTAGQMANGGELTMTQLTSIGFSKTRSADDFTTDSAASGTAMATGSKTKNGRLSKDLEGNDLPTIPELIKLMGINSGVITVEPITGATPSAFYAHQESRGQQKQISQQLPYSVVDLFIGATNDFFPDLEEDFKKEGFKVYDNYQAVENATSDRLGVLVDWKEVEFKVYGRGDFLPFSTKNGLKYLDQLDGEGFFVMIEAPRIDHAGHRNKTNEVIEEVLDFDLAIEEAIKFAEQDGETLVIITADHETGGMSLPYGNFETGEVEGQFYHQKHTGIMVPVFAYGPHSREFAGAYENTEIFERIMKLFRKYHSVN, from the coding sequence ATGAAAAACCTAATCATCACCTTGTGTGTATTGATGACTTATGTCTCAACTTTTGCACAAAAGATAAATTCCCACAACGATTTCCAACAAAAAGCACCTTTCTGGACGGCTTGGAGTCAGGAATCCGGATCGATTGAAATGAATGTTCATCTAAAAAATGGACAGCTGTATATCGCTAAAGATGAAAATGAAATTGATGAAAAATTAACGATTGAGAATCTATACTTTGAGCCGTTAAAAGAAGTTTTCGCTCGACAAGGTAAAGTATATGAGAACGATCAACCCCTTATTTATTTGATCAATATTAGTGCAAATGCTGATAAAACCGTTCTTGCTTTAGGTAAAGCCATCAAGAAGTACAGCCAGCTATTTGATGTTGACAAAAATAAAAATGCTGTAACCATAGTATTATCAAATCAGTTACCATCAGAAGCTATTTATAGCAAAATACCATCCTATGTTAAGATCGATGGTAACAAAGTAGATGGTTATTCGGAGAATGAATTGAGTAGCTTGGCGAGCATCAGCTTAAACTTTAGAGATTTCTGTTCTTGGCATGGTAAAGGTGGAATAAAGCCTGGAGAAAAAGAAGCACTAAAAGCAGCGGTAGATCAGGCTCATGACTTGGGGAAAGAAGTACGTATATGGAATACGCCTAACAATACTCAAGTATGGAAACTAATAGCTGATGTTAATAGCGATTACATTAGCACAGATGAGCTTATTCGATTAAAAAAATATTTAGATAATAAGCCTACTAATATTTACACTCGTGTAAATGCACATGAAGTTTACCGTCCGACTTTTGAAAATGATGGAGAAGAAAAACGCATCAAAAATATCATTTTGATGATCGGCGATGGTATGGGATTGGCACAAGTGACTGCTGGACAAATGGCAAACGGTGGAGAATTAACCATGACTCAGTTAACATCAATTGGTTTTTCTAAAACACGATCTGCAGATGATTTCACAACCGATTCGGCGGCAAGTGGTACAGCAATGGCTACTGGATCCAAAACTAAAAATGGCCGACTTAGTAAAGATTTAGAAGGAAATGATCTACCAACCATACCGGAATTAATTAAACTTATGGGGATTAATTCGGGAGTGATCACTGTTGAGCCTATCACTGGTGCAACCCCATCTGCTTTTTATGCACATCAAGAAAGTAGAGGACAACAAAAACAAATTAGTCAACAGCTTCCTTACAGTGTAGTCGATTTATTTATTGGAGCTACTAACGATTTCTTCCCTGATTTGGAAGAAGATTTCAAAAAAGAGGGTTTTAAAGTGTACGATAACTACCAAGCGGTAGAAAATGCAACCTCTGATCGTTTAGGTGTTCTTGTAGACTGGAAAGAAGTAGAATTTAAAGTTTATGGACGTGGTGATTTCTTGCCATTCAGTACTAAAAATGGTTTGAAATATTTAGATCAATTGGATGGTGAAGGATTCTTTGTGATGATTGAAGCACCTAGAATTGACCACGCTGGACACCGAAATAAAACCAATGAAGTTATAGAAGAAGTATTAGATTTTGATTTAGCCATTGAAGAGGCCATTAAGTTTGCTGAACAAGATGGTGAAACACTTGTGATTATTACAGCTGACCATGAAACAGGTGGTATGTCTTTACCTTATGGTAATTTTGAGACAGGCGAAGTAGAAGGTCAGTTTTATCATCAAAAACATACTGGTATAATGGTACCTGTATTCGCTTATGGTCCGCACTCAAGAGAATTTGCTGGTGCTTACGAAAACACTGAGATTTTTGAAAGAATCATGAAGTTATTTAGAAAATATCATTCTGTGAATTAA
- a CDS encoding glycosyltransferase family 2 protein — protein sequence MSSDKKIDVSVVVPLLNESESLPELIEWIDRVFKQESLVGEVCLVDDGSTDNSWEVICELKEKYNWIKGIRFLRNYGKSAALQMGFQEVSGEVVITMDADLQDSPDEIPELRRMILEDGYDIVSGWKKKRYDPITKTIPTKIYNAATRALSGIKLHDMNCGLKAYRLDVVKVVEVYGEMHRYIPVIAKWNGFGNIGEKVVEHRARQYGSTKFGLERFINGFLDLMSITFVSRFKKAPMHFFGLLGTLSFLSGAIAAVWLLAEKVYLSINNLKVAREVTEQPLFYLALTAVIIGTQMFMTGFIAEMVSLNQPNRNDYHIKSRIE from the coding sequence ATGTCTTCGGATAAAAAAATAGATGTTTCTGTTGTTGTTCCATTACTAAATGAGTCGGAATCTCTTCCTGAACTTATTGAATGGATCGATAGAGTTTTCAAACAAGAAAGCTTAGTGGGAGAAGTGTGTTTGGTGGATGACGGAAGCACTGACAATTCCTGGGAAGTCATATGTGAATTAAAAGAGAAATATAATTGGATTAAAGGGATTCGCTTTTTAAGAAATTATGGTAAATCCGCCGCTTTACAGATGGGTTTCCAAGAAGTTTCTGGAGAAGTGGTGATTACCATGGATGCCGATCTTCAAGACAGTCCTGATGAAATTCCTGAATTAAGAAGAATGATTCTTGAAGATGGATATGATATTGTTTCCGGCTGGAAGAAGAAACGCTATGATCCAATCACTAAAACTATTCCTACCAAAATCTACAATGCAGCCACTCGTGCTTTATCGGGAATTAAACTACACGATATGAACTGTGGTTTAAAAGCCTACCGATTAGATGTGGTGAAGGTGGTAGAAGTATATGGTGAGATGCATCGTTATATCCCTGTCATTGCCAAATGGAATGGCTTTGGTAACATTGGAGAAAAAGTAGTCGAGCACCGTGCTCGTCAGTACGGATCTACTAAATTTGGTTTGGAGCGTTTTATCAATGGTTTCTTAGACTTGATGTCGATTACCTTTGTATCCCGCTTTAAGAAAGCACCAATGCATTTCTTTGGATTATTAGGAACATTATCCTTTTTATCTGGTGCAATTGCTGCAGTATGGTTATTGGCAGAGAAAGTATACTTATCTATAAATAATCTAAAAGTAGCTAGAGAAGTAACCGAACAGCCTTTGTTCTATCTGGCTTTAACCGCCGTGATTATCGGTACACAGATGTTCATGACTGGATTTATTGCTGAAATGGTTTCTCTAAATCAACCGAATCGAAATGATTATCATATTAAAAGTAGAATTGAATAA
- a CDS encoding DUF4199 domain-containing protein, giving the protein MNLNETEQPNKFPVAMKYGAIAGVFSFVYYIFLTVLDKSQDGLLSSLGMVVTITAMFMAVREYKSETNGYLPFGQAFKTGAFMGVISSLISSVLNYVYITFIDDSGIQTVLEEARLELEKNPQLTNDQIDQAMSITEMFVNTPLALVAGIISSVIMSCIIALMIAFILKQENPDAV; this is encoded by the coding sequence ATGAATTTGAACGAAACAGAACAACCAAACAAGTTTCCAGTTGCCATGAAATATGGTGCAATTGCAGGTGTATTCTCATTTGTATACTATATTTTTTTAACGGTATTGGATAAGTCACAAGATGGCCTTCTTTCCTCTCTAGGCATGGTTGTAACGATTACCGCTATGTTTATGGCAGTAAGGGAATATAAATCTGAGACTAATGGATATTTACCTTTTGGACAAGCATTTAAAACAGGTGCTTTTATGGGGGTAATCTCTTCTCTTATATCCTCTGTTTTAAATTATGTCTACATCACTTTTATCGATGATTCAGGTATTCAAACTGTATTAGAAGAAGCGAGATTAGAACTTGAAAAAAATCCTCAATTAACCAATGATCAAATTGATCAGGCAATGAGTATTACTGAGATGTTTGTAAATACTCCATTAGCATTAGTAGCAGGTATTATTAGTTCTGTTATCATGTCTTGTATTATTGCTTTGATGATTGCTTTCATCTTAAAACAAGAAAACCCTGACGCAGTTTAG